The sequence below is a genomic window from Leisingera sp. M658.
GTCGACAACCGTCACATCATTGTGCTCGCCGGACAAGTGCCGGGCGATCTGCCAGCCAACCTGGCCCGCGCCGCAGATAATGACCTTCATTTGCGTGTCCCTTGGCGGAATTTCGGGCGGAGTTTCGCCCGACGTGAATGACAGAAGCCGCTTTCACGGTCAATTTAATTGTAACTTGCTCTGATTGCAGCCATTCTTTGCGTATGTGCAAGGATCGAACGATCATGGCGGCCTTGGTCCTGCTGCTTGGCACGGCGGCCTGCGGACCGCTTCCTGTTTACTACAGGCAGGGGGCAGAAGTTTCGCGCCTGCAAAGTGATGAGCTTGGCTGTGCGGCGCAATCGCTGCGGGATGCGCCCGTCGCCAATGAAATCCGCCAGCATCCCCCGGTTTTCCACCCCGGCCGCAAAGTCTGTTCCGGCGGCAGCTGTTACTACCGGCCCGGCTATTGGGTGGACGGCGGCATCTACACGGTGGATGTGAACAAACCCCTGCGCCTGCGGCTGGAGAAATCCTGCATGGCGGCCAAGGGCTACCAGCAGGTCGCGCTGAAACGCTGCACCCGGCGCAACCCGGCCGCAGTAGCCGGACCGCAACTGGCCCCGCTGAGCGAAGCCTCCTGTGCGCAACGCAACAAAGATGGCAGCGTCAGCATCCGCACCGGCGGCTAGGCGCACTCCCTTGCCGAAAATGCGCGGCAGGCTAACTTTGAATTGCGCCACCGGATCAGTTAGGCTGGTGCCGGATTGTTTGTTGATCAGTATTTTTAAGAGAAAGGTACCCGATGCGGATACATTTCCTGTTTGCCGCGCTGCCCCTTGCAGCTGTGACAGCCGCCTGCGAACCAGTGGCCCCGATTGCCCCGCCACCGACGGCGGCCCCAGCGCCGGCACCTGCAACTTACAGCGCGCCGGCAACGCGGCCGGCACCTGCAGCGGCGACCAGGGCCCCGGTGATCCCGGCAGAAGAAGCGCCTGAACCCGCCTATCAAGGCGGCGGCGGAGGTTCCGGCGGCGGCGGTGGTGGAGGAGGCAGTTGGTAATGTCTTTCGTGGCTTTCAGGGGCATTATTCGGGGCATATTCAAGTTATCTGCCCCTCCGGTCTTGGTGTGTGCTGCACTTCTTTCGGGCCAGGCTGCTTTGGCCGCCTACGAAACCCAGGAGAGCGGGACCGCAAGCGAGATCGCCATCGTCATTGGGATCCAGGACTATGACCATGTCTCTGACCTGACCAATACGCGGAACGATGCCGCCGCAGTTGCGGAGATGCTGAAGTCTTTCGGCTATTCGGTGTACGAAGGATATGACCTCGACAAACGCGGGTTCGAAGCCTTGCTGCGCCAGGCGGCTCTGAACATCCGTGAAGGCAGCCAGGTCTTCTTCTATTATGCAGGCCATGGCATTCAGCTGGGGCGGCGCAACTACCTGCTGACCAGCGACGCAGAGCTGAGCGGCATTAATGACCTGCCATTCCAATCTGTTACACTGGACCAGGTCTCTGCCATTCTGGGCGGCAAGGCCAGCAGCCAGATCCTGATGCTGGACTCCTGCCGGGACAACCCGGTTCCCCAGGCCAAACTCAACGCAGAAGTCGGGGCGCAGCTTTATGAGGCCCGTTCAGGGTTTGACGTCTTCAGGCCGCCACTCAATACCCTGGTGGCATTTTCGACCTCGCCAGGGGCAACTGCCCTGGACGGTGATCCAGGCGGCAACAGTCCGTACACAGCCTCTGTCATTCAGCATTTTCCCGCCCGCCCCGATGATGACGCGATGACGGTTCTCGCGGCGATCCGGGGCGACGTCTATGCCTCTACCGGCAATCAGCAGGTGCCTTGGGAAAGTTCAACTCTGATGCAGAAAATTTATCTGCGGCCGCCGGAACGGTCCATGAATGTAGCCGGAACGGAACCCGCCGCCATGCTGTCCAGCCTTGACCAGCTGCCAGCTGAGCTGTCGGTGAAAATCCCGCTGGGCCGGTCCCTGGAACTGGCGTCGGAAATCCAACCTTATATCGGCACGGGGACCACGGTGTCGATTGTTGAAACATCTTCGGCCGGTGTGACCTCGCTGCAGACCGGGACGGGATCCGGCCTTAGCCTCAATTACGCACCGCAACTGACCGAGCTCGCCGCCCGCAAGGATGGCGGTCAGGTGCGCAAAGACCGGATGGTGCTGCGCCTGGCCCAAGGCGAAGCGGTGCGCGACGTCACCCTGAACCTGGAAATGATTGCGCGGCAATGCGACCTGGAGGCCGGGGATCTTCTCGATCTTCAAGGCGTAGGTCTGTACCGTTATCCGAATGAGATCAACCTGGAAGCCGCGGAAACCGCCTGCCGGCAAGCCGCTGAGACGGCGCCGGAAATCGGCCGTTTCCATTACCAGCTGGGCCGTGCCGTTCTGGCTCAGGGCAGCCTGACCGGCGCGTTCTCCAATTTTCAGAAAGCTGCTGATCTGGGGCATGTCCGCGCCTACCACGCTCTGGCAAAGCTCTACACCAGCCCGAACATTGACCGCCAGGCAATCGCCATCCCCCTGGACCCGGAAAAGGCTGCCAGCCTTTGGGAAAAGGGCATCGCTGCGGGCGATCCTTTCGCCATGCATTCCCACGGCAAGCGGCTGTTGCACAGCACCCAGAACCCGCAAGACCGGGAGCGCGGCTTTGACCTGCTGAGCCGGGCAGTGGAGCTGGGGCATACCTATTCGATGAACGAACTGGGGGTCTTCTTTCTCTGGAGCGGCGCTGAACTGGCGCAGCCGGAGCGCGGTTTTTCCTACCTGCAGGCCTCTGCCGGGCGCGGCGATATCTATGGCACCGCCAACCTTGGCTATGTCTACCGCGATGGCGGCGCGGGTCAGGTGGTGGACAAAGAAAAAGCACGCGCGCTGTTTGCCGAGGCCGCACAGCTGGGCCATCCCCATGCCCCGGCTGAAATCGGCCGGATGATCATGGGCGGCGACCTGCCAGGCAGCGACGCAGCCGAAGCGCTGGAATGGTATGACATGGGGCTGTCGCGCGGCGACGCCTGGGGCGGCGCCAACGGTGCGTGGGTAGCCCTTAACAGGCTGCCGGACCGGATCCCCGCCCATGCTGCTGCTGCGCGGGCAGGCAAGGCGATGGCGCTGAATGATCCCGATGCTCGCGCCGCAGCGCGGGAATTGCTGACCGGGATGGCCGAAACAGACGTTGCCGCAGGCACCCAGTACATCCTGCGCCAGCTGGGGGCCGGGATTGCCATCGACGGCCAATTCGGCCCGTCCTCCCGCAAGCAACTGGGCAATTGGGCGCGCCAGGCAGGTTTGCCCGCAACCGTTCCCGGCGATGCCATCAGCCAGCTGCGACTGGCCGCGCAGGTCCATTTTGCGCTGAACCCGATCCGCCAGGACCTGTTCTGACCCTATGATGCAGCACCGCCCGCGCCCGGTGGTGCCGGGCGCAAAGGCGGCCTGATCAGGCCTGTTCTTCCTCAGCCTCCACATGCGCCACCCGGGCGCCTGCCTTGTTGGAGGTCACAACCCCCAGCGACTTCAGCTTGCGGTGCAGCGCAGACCGCTCCATGCCGACAAACGATGCCGTGCGGCTGATGTTGCCGCCAAAGCGATTGATCTGGGTCAGCAGGTATTCGCGCTCAAACGCCTCCCGCGCCTCACGCAGCGGCAATGTCGCCAGCGCGCCGGACAGGACCACCCGGCCCTCCTCCTGCGGCTTGTCTTCTTCGCGCGGCAAATCCTTAGCCTCGATCGGGCCGCTGCCATCACCTAGGATCAGCACCCGCTCCACCAGATTCTTAAGCTGGCGCACATTGCCCGGCCACAGCATGGTTTGCATCAGCGCCACCGCCTCTTCGGTCAGCACCCGCAGCGGCAGCCCCTGGGCTTCGTTGAACTGGGCAATGAAGTGGCCGGCCAGCAGCGGAATATCCTCGCGCCGGTCCGCCAGCGACGGCACCGCAACCGGCACCACATTCAGCCGGTGATACAGCTCTTGCCGGAAACCGCCTGCTTCGATTTCTGCATCCAGGTCCTTGTTGGTGGCGGAAACCACCCGCAGATCGACACGGATTTTGTCCGAACCGCCAACCCGCTGGAACTGCTGATCCACCAGCACACGCAGGATCTTGGATTGGGTGCCCAGCGGCATATCGGCAACTTCATCAAAGAACACCACACCGCCATGCGCCTGCTCCAGCAGGCCGGGTTCCACCCCGCGCTCCGAGGATTCGCGGCCGAACAGAACCTCTTCCATCCGGTCAGGTTCGATGCTGGCACAGTTCACCGTGATGAAGGGCGCGGAGGCCCGGTTTGAATTGGCATGGATATAACGCGCGGCAATCTCCTTGCCGCTGCCGGCCGGTCCGGTCAGCATTACCCTGCCGTTCGACTTGGTCACCTTGTCCAACTGGCTGATCAGCGTCCGGAACGACGCAGAGGTGCCGATCATTTCCGCAGGGCCTGTATCCCTGCGCTTGAGATCTGAATTTTCCCGGCGCAGGCGCGAGGTTTCCATGGCGCGGCGGATCACCACCATCAGCTGGTCGATGTTGAAGGGCTTCTCGATGAAATCATAGGCCCCCTGCTTGATCGCTGCGACAGCAATTTCGATGTTGCCGTGTCCGGAAATGATCACCACCGGAACTTCCGGATTGTCGCGCTTAACCGCCTTCAGGATATCGATACCGTCCATCTGGCTGTCCTTCAGCCAGATATCCAGAATCATCAGCGCCGGTTCGGCGTCTTCCAGACGGGCCATGCATTCGTCGGAATTGGCAGCCTTTCGGGTGGCATAGCCTTCATCCTCCAGAATGTCCGAGACCAGTTCCCGGATGTCGCGCTCGTCATCTACAATCAGAATGTCACTCATGTCAGACCTGCTTTCACTGTGCTCTTGTTTGGCGCCGCTGCCCGGTTTGCGGCGGGCAGACGGATTACCGCCATCGCGCCGTAATGCGCGTGTCCCTCGAATACCGGGGCATCTTCCAGCGTCAGCGTGCCCCCGTGCTCTTCGATGATTTTCTTAACGATCGGCAGCCCCAGCCCGGTGCCCGCATCCCGCGTGGTCACATAAGGCTCAAACAGCCGTGCCCGGTCTTCGGGCAAGCCGATGCCGTTGTCGGCAATACGGACTTCATAGAAATTGCCTGCCTTGACCGCCGCCACCCGGATCTCTGGCACCAGCCCCTGCGGGTTTTCCTTTATCTGCAGGCTTTCAATGGCTTCGCCTGCGTTTTTGATCAGATTGGTCAAGGCCTGGCCAATCATTGTAGCATCCAGATCCGAGGGCATGGCTGTCTCAGACAGCTCCGCCTTGATCCGGACACCGGGCTGGCCCTGCTGCTGCAGGATAACCGCATCCCGCAGCAGTTTGACCAGATCCTCTTCGCGCCGCTCCGGTTCCGGCATGCGGGCGAATTTCGAGAATTCATCGACGATCCTGCGCAGATCATTGGTCTGGCGCACAATCACATCGGTCATGGATTGCAGCTGATCGCTGTTCTCTTCGCCCAGTTTGGGCGCGAATTTGCGTTTGATCCGTTCCGCGCTCAGCTGGATCGGGGTCAGCGGGTTCTTGATCTCATGGGCAATCCGGCGCGCCACATCGCCCCAGGCCGCCATCCGCTGGGCGCTGACAAGGTCGGTCACATCATCAAACGCCACCACATAGCCTTCCAGCCGGCCCTGTTCCGACCGGCGCGGCGACATCCGCACCAGCAGGTTTTCCAGCCGGCCCTGACGCGTGACTTTGATTTCCTCCTGCACCACCTCGGCACTGGTTTCGATCAATTCCACAAACAGCGGCCCGAACTCCGGCACTGCAACGGATAAGGCCAGGGATTGCTGATCCTCCTGCCAGTCCAACAGCCGCTCAGCCGAGCGGTTCACAAATGTGACACGCCCGTCGGCATCCAGCCCGGCAACCCCGGACGTTACCGATGACAGCACCGAATCAAACAGGCGGCGGCGGCGTTCAATCTGGCGGGTATTGTCCAGAAGCCGCCCGTGCTGCACCTTAAGTTCGCGCGTCATCTGATTGAAATACTGACCCAATTGGGAAATTTCATCGCCGCCGTCGTCAATCGGCACCTGCACGTCCAAATTGCCAGAGCCAACCCGTTGCGCCGCTACCGTCAGCCGTCCGACCGGACGCGACAACCGCTCGGCAAACCACATCCCCAACCACATCGCCGCCAGGATCAGAATCACTGCAAAACCGATATAAAGCAGCGCAAATTCAAACAGCACCCTGCCGCGCTCGCTTTCCAGCTGCTGATACAGATGGGCTGTTTCCTGGGTGTCATCCAGAAGGTTCAGAAGCTCGCCGTCCACATCGCGGCTGATGTACAGGAACCGGTCGACAAACGCCTCCAGCCGCACCAGCGCGCGGAATTCACTGTTGCTCCAGTCCTCGATCAGCAGGAAACCGTCCGCACGGGCGGCACCGATCTGGCGGTTGTTCGGCTTCTCAAAATCGAATTCGTAAGACCGCTCGCCGCGCGCCCGGATCAGGCCGGCACTGTCGACAATATAAGCCTCGCGCAGCCCGCGCTGGATTTGCAGCTGGCCTTGCGACAGCACCAGACGAAGCTCTGCGTCATTGATGAAAAAACTACGGGAACGGCTGTTGTCCAGGTAACGCGCCAGTGCCCGGGCATCTTCGGTCAGGTCATTTTTCTGCTGTGTCTGATACGCGTCCGCCGCAGCCAGCGAGCTGCCGATCACCTGCCGCACCCGCTGGGAAAACCAGCCCTCCAGCCCGACATTCACCGTCAGCACAGCAAATACAGCCACGATGACTGTGGGGATCAGCGCCAGAAATCCAAAAGCGCCAATCAATCGCAGATGCAGGCGGGATCCAGCTGATTTAGAGCGCCGCGCCGCAAACAGCCGCACGATCTGCGCCATAACCAGCGCCGCGATGGCAAGGATATACACCAGGTCGGCCAGCAGAATCAGCCGCAGCGATCCGGACGACGCGCCCTGCCCCAACGGACCGATTATAAGGAATGTCGCCAGTGCCAGAACCGGCCCCAGCACCACCAGCCCGATGGTGCCGATATTGCGGGCCCGGCGGGTTCTCCGCCACCGGTCCAAGGCCGCAAAAGGCCCGTATGCTGCCCTCAGATGTGACTTATGCGCCACTGACTGCCCTCATCCTGATGTGCGACTCTTTGCAAGTCACCGCCATATCTCGTGGCCCTGCCTAGGAAATTCACAACAAGGCCACATTTCTGTGGCGATATTACATCAGTTTGCGGCGGCGTGTCACCTCAATATCCAGATCGGTGATCTTCTTTCGCAAAGTATTCCGGTTGATCCCCAGCAATTCGGCGCATTTCGCCTGGTTTCCGCCGGTTGCCGTCAGCGCGATTTCGATCAGCGGCGTCTCTACTTCACGCAGCAGCCGCATATAGAGACCCGGCGGCGGCAGCAAGTCGCCATGCAAATCGAAATAGCGCTGCAGATGGCGGGCCACGGACTCAGATAGCTTTTCATTGGCCAGACCTGCCACCGCAGGCTCCGGCCCGCTCTGCGGCCCCAGCACAGCGGCCGCATCGGACTCGCTGATTTCCTCATTGCGGGCCGTCAGTGCCAGCCGACGGACGGTGTTTTCCAGCTGGCGGACGTTGCCGGGCCAACCGAAATGGCGCAGCGCTTCGCGGGCGCCCTCGCTCAGCTCGCGGTGCGGCGCGCCTTCGTTCTCAGCCCGGATCAGGAAATGCTCGGCCAGCAGCGGAATATCCTCCACCCGTTCCCGCAGCGCCGGCACTTGCAGCGCGGTGCCGCAGATCCGGTAGTAGAGATCCTGGCGCAGCTCCCCGGCCTCCATCGCCGCGGCCAGGTCTTTCTGACTGGACGCGATGAAGCGCGGGGCATGGTCGCCCGGTGTGTCCATCATCCGCACCAGCCGGGCCTGCGCTTCTTCCGGCAGGTCCGCCAATTCATCAACCACCAGCGAGCCGCCCTTGGCCTGGGCCAGCAGCCGCGCCGGGCCTTCCAGGTCGATCAATGCCGCGGCATCAGCGTGGATAAAGGGCAAAGTCCGCCGGTCTGAAAAGTCATGAATAGCCTGCGCAATCAGGGATTTACCCGTGCCGCTTTCGCCAGTGATCAACAACGGCAGTTCCGTGTTCATCACTCTGGCGATCAGCCGGTACAGTGCCTGCATCACCTCGCTGCGGCCAATCAGCGGCAGCTCTTCCGGATGATCTGGCGCTTCGGTCTTTGCGGTGGCAGGCGCCACCCGCTTGGTCGCCAATGCTTTGGCCGTGCGCTTCATCAGCTCGGGCAGGTCAAAAGGTTTCGGCAGATAGTCGTAGGCTTCTGCTTCCTCCGCCTTGATTGCAGTCATGATGGTGTTCTGCGCCGAGATCACGATCACCGGCAGCCCGGGCCGGTCGGCCTGGATTTTGGGCAGCATCTCCAGCCCGTTCCCGTCCGGCATCATCACGTCTGAAATTACGGCATCGCCTTTCCCTTCGGCCACCCAGCGCATCAGCGTGGTCAGCGAAGAGGTCGCATGCACTTTGCAGCCCGCGCGCGTCAGCGCCTGGGTCAGTACGGTGCGGATGGTGCGGTCGTCATCTGCGACCAGAACGGTGCCGTCCATGGATCAGCTCTCCTGCGGTTTTGCGTCACGCGGCACGCGTGACAGCGACAGCCGGAACAGCGTGCGCCCGGGAACCGAGCTTACAGATATCCAGCCATTATGCTCCGAGAGGATCTTGCTCACCAACGCAAGCCCCAGCCCGGTGCCATTCTCCCGGCCCGATACAAACGGGTCGAATATGTCATCCTTGATCTTCTCCGGCAGCCCCGGCCCGTCGTCGCAGATTTCAATTTGCAGCGGCAGAAGCTTGCCTGTTCCATCACTGCGGCGCAGCCGGAAGGAATGCTCATAGAAAGTACGGATGGAAATATTTCCACCCTTATTATCAGCCGCTTCCGAGGCATTCTTAAGAAGGTTCAACACCACCTGCAGCAGCTGATCCGCATCCCCCCAGGCCATCGGCAGCGAGGGATCGTAGTTTTCCGTTATGGTCATGCGGGCACCAAACCCCAGAAGCGCCGACCGCCGCGCCCGGTCCAGCACATCATGCAGGTTCACCGGCTTGAAGGCCGGCCCGGTCAGGTTTCCGAACTGCTCCACCTGATCCAGAAGCTTCACGATCCGGCGGCTTTCGCTGACGATCAGGTCAGTCAGCTCCAAGTCTTCGGAACTCAGGTTCATACTCAATAGCTGGGCTGCGCCAGTGATCCCCGCCAGCGGGTTCTTGATCTCATGTGCCAGCATCTCCGCCATGCCGATGGCCGAGGCAGCGGCGGATTTGGCGGAATGGGTCTGTGTCATCCGCCCGGCAAGTTCGCGCGGGGTGACCATCAGCAGCATCACCCCGTCCTGCCCTTGCAAGGGCGCGATCTGCACCCCGCATTGCAGCGGCGCCCGGCTGCCCGAACCGACATCGATGTCATTCACGAACAGCGGCGTGCCCTGAACACGGGCGCGGGCAAAGGCTTCTTCAATCGGCGCGTCAATGGCCAGCGTGTCCCAAACGGGCTGCCCTGCCAGCGCCTTGCGTGAGGTATTCAGAAATCCCTCAGCCGCCGCATTCACATCGGCAATCCTGTCCCGGGAATCGATCAGGAACGCGGGCACTGGCAGCGAGGCCCAGAGGGCGGCACTGTCCATCATGCGGCGGCCTCCGGCTGTTGCACGCTCAGCGCCTCAGGCAGCAAGGCCAATACGTCCTGCGGGTTTTTCCCGGTCAGCACAGCGCGGCGCATGGCTGGTCCGGATCCAGCCTCATCCATGTACCAGCCCAGATGCTTGCGGGCGACACGCACCCCCAGATCCAGCCCGTAAAACTCCAGCATCGCCTTGTAATGCTCTGAAACCATATGGATCAACGCATCACCTTCCGGCACATCCGGTGCCGGCGCACCCCATAGCTCATGGGCCACCTGAGCAAGCAGCCAGGGCTTGCCTTCGGCGCCGCGCCCGATCATCACGCCGTCAGCACCGGACAATTCCAGCGCCCGGCGTGCGGTTGCAGTGTCCAAAATGTCGCCATTGGCCAGCAGCGGCACGCTGACTGCGTCCTTCACCGTCCGGATCGCCCTCCAATCCGCCGACCCCTTGTAGAACTGGCAGCGGGTGCGGCCATGAATCGTAATCATCTGCACGCCGGCTTCGCAGGCCCGCCGCCCCACATCCGGCGCGTTCAGGCAGTTGTCGTCCCAGCCCAGCCGGGTCTTCAGTGTGACCGGCACATCGACAGCCTCCACCACCGCCTCGATCAGTTTCAGCGCGTGATCCGGCGTTTTCAGCAGGGCTGAGCCTGAATAGCCATTGGTCACCTTCTTGGCCGGGCAGCCCATGTTGATGTCGATGATCCGCGCGCCCTGCCCGGCTACGTGTTTCGCGGCCTCGGAAATCCAGTATTCATCCCGTCCGGCCAGCTGCACTGCAGTATTTTCCACATCTGCGCTCAGCTCCGCCCGTTCGCGCACGCCGGGCTTGGCCTGTACCATCTCCTGGCTTGCCACCATCTCACTCACCATCAGCCCCGCTCCGAAAGAGCGGACCAGATCCCGGAACGGACGGTCGGTGATTCCAGCCATCGGCGCCAATGCAATCGGCGGAGACATGGAGGTGGTTCCAAGCGTGAAGGACAACTGCCTAATCCTTGTGCAACTGAGATGTTTTTATCCGAAGCCTTTGCTATGCAGCAATGAAACTGCGCTTTGCAAGGCACAGCAAATCACCACTTGCCTATTTTTCAGGCACATTCCGTGGGGTGATTGCCTATCCCTGCGCCACCTCATAAACAAATGCCGAACTTATCATGAGGCCCGCATGACCACCGCAGCCCTGATCGTCGCCGCCGGCCGCGGCACCCGTGCAGGCGGCGGCACGCCGAAACAATGGCGTCCGCTGAAAACCCGCCGGGTGATTGACTGGACCCTCGAAGCCTTTGAAAAAGCAGGCGTGGATCTCACGGTGCTTGTGCTGTCGCCCGATGACACCGCCGCTTGGGGCGAATTCTCCGGGCACCCCAGCTTGATCCTGGCCGAGGGTGGTGCCGAACGCGCAACCTCTGTCCTGAACGGGTTGAAGGCCCTGGAGACGCATGGCGTGGAGAAAGTGCTGATCCACGACGCCGCCCGGCCCTGTGTCAGCAGTGATCTGATCCAAAGCATTCTCGATGCCTTGGACGAGATCCCTGCAGCAGCCCCGGCTCTTGCTGTGACCGACGCGCTGTGGACTGGCGCCGAGAACACCGTCACGGGCACTCAGGACCGCAACGGCCTCTACGCCGCTCAAACCCCCCAGGGCTTCCGGTTTCAGAACATACTGGCCGCACATCTGTCCCATCCCGGCGGCGCGGCGGATGACGTTGAGGTTGCGCGCGCCGCAGGTCTTGACGTTGCAATCATTCCGGGCGAGCCGGACAATATCAAAATCACCCGCCCCGCGGATTTCACCAGGGCGGAACGCATTCTGGGAGCTGACATGGATATCAGGCTTGGCAATGGCTACGACGTGCACCGGTTCGGCCCCGGTGACAGCGTGATCCTCTGCGGTGTGGAAATCCCGCATGAGAAAACCCTGCAAGGCCACTCCGACGCCGATGTCGGGATGCACGCCGTCACCGATGCGATCTATGGCGCACTGGCGCGCGGCGACATCGGCCAGCATTTCCCGCCCTCCGATCCGCAGTGGAAGGGTGCTGCCAGCGAGATCTTCCTGCGCCATGCCGCCGATCTGGCGCGCGAGATGGGTTTCACCCTGTCGAACGTCGATTGCACCCTGGTCTGCGAATACCCCAAAGTCGGCCCCCACGCGGCCCGCATGCGTGAAGTCATGGCCCAAATCCTGGGTATCGAGGCTGACAGGGTTTCGATCAAAGCCACAACGTCCGAACGTCTCGGCTTTACCGGGCGCGGTGAGGGCATCGCCGCCATCGCCACCGCTGCGCTGGTGAAGGCATGACCCCAGCGCAAGCAATCGGCACCGTCTGCGGCGTTGGCTACATCCGCCCGGCCCCCGGCACCTGGGGATCGCTGGCCGCCCTGCCCTTGGCTTACGGCTTGCATCAGCTGGGCGGTTTCCCCCTGCTGGCCCTGGCGACCCTTGCCTGCATCCCGGCTGGCATCTGGGCGACCAAGATCATGACCGCCGGCAGCGACAACCACGACCCCTCGGAAATTGTGGTGGATGAGGTCGCAGGCCAGTGGATCGCGCTTTGGGCCATCTCCTATCCGGCCTGGGCGCATGGCATTCCTATCACCGCACTTTGGCCCGGCTGGATCAGCGCGTTCCTGCTGTTCCGCCTGTTCGACATCTGGAAACCGGGCCCCGTCGGCTGGGCAGATCGCCAGGAGGGCCCGTTTGGTGTTATGATGGATGATGTCATCGCCGGCATCATGGCCGCCATCGGCGTTGCCCTGCTGGCCGGCTTCTCGCACGGGGTACTGGGATTATGAGTGTGGATGTGGCAAAGCTGATCACCCAGGCAAAGGCGGCAGGTCTCACCATTGCCACCGCCGAAAGCTGCACCGGCGGCATGATTGCGGCGGCGCTTACGGATATTCCCGGCTCCTCCGCCGTGGTCGATCGCGGCTTTGTCACCTATTCCAACGACGCCAAGATGCAGATGCTGGGCGTAAAGACGGAAACTCTGGACGCCAAAGGGGCGGTCAGCGAGGACGTTGCGGCTGAGATGGCCGCAGGTGCGGTGACACAGGCAGGTGTTTCGCTCGCGGTCTCCGTCACTGGCATCGCCGGTCCCGGCGGATCAGAGTTCAAACCCGAGGGCCGCGTCTGTTTCGGCCTAGCCCGTGCCGGTCATCCTGCGGTCACTGAAACCGTGGACTTCGGCGCCATTGGCCGCGCCAATGTCCGAACCGCCGCCCGCGACCATGCACTGTCTTTGCTGATGCAGGCGGTTTCGTAAACCGGGTGCATTCCGGGCAGCGCCTGCAAAAGCCTGCCCAAAAAACCGGCACTTGCAAAAAAGCCGCCGAATTGTGCGGCTTGCGAACCTCTGCCGCTTTTTTTCGCGCAGGTTTTCCGCTTTCTCCTGACCTCACCGGTTTTTCAAGGGGAAGGAACACTCGGATGAACGGAGCGGATACCGCATGGATCATTGTGGCCACGGCCCTGGTCCTCTTCATGACATTG
It includes:
- a CDS encoding caspase family protein, which produces MCAALLSGQAALAAYETQESGTASEIAIVIGIQDYDHVSDLTNTRNDAAAVAEMLKSFGYSVYEGYDLDKRGFEALLRQAALNIREGSQVFFYYAGHGIQLGRRNYLLTSDAELSGINDLPFQSVTLDQVSAILGGKASSQILMLDSCRDNPVPQAKLNAEVGAQLYEARSGFDVFRPPLNTLVAFSTSPGATALDGDPGGNSPYTASVIQHFPARPDDDAMTVLAAIRGDVYASTGNQQVPWESSTLMQKIYLRPPERSMNVAGTEPAAMLSSLDQLPAELSVKIPLGRSLELASEIQPYIGTGTTVSIVETSSAGVTSLQTGTGSGLSLNYAPQLTELAARKDGGQVRKDRMVLRLAQGEAVRDVTLNLEMIARQCDLEAGDLLDLQGVGLYRYPNEINLEAAETACRQAAETAPEIGRFHYQLGRAVLAQGSLTGAFSNFQKAADLGHVRAYHALAKLYTSPNIDRQAIAIPLDPEKAASLWEKGIAAGDPFAMHSHGKRLLHSTQNPQDRERGFDLLSRAVELGHTYSMNELGVFFLWSGAELAQPERGFSYLQASAGRGDIYGTANLGYVYRDGGAGQVVDKEKARALFAEAAQLGHPHAPAEIGRMIMGGDLPGSDAAEALEWYDMGLSRGDAWGGANGAWVALNRLPDRIPAHAAAARAGKAMALNDPDARAAARELLTGMAETDVAAGTQYILRQLGAGIAIDGQFGPSSRKQLGNWARQAGLPATVPGDAISQLRLAAQVHFALNPIRQDLF
- a CDS encoding sigma-54 dependent transcriptional regulator, with the translated sequence MSDILIVDDERDIRELVSDILEDEGYATRKAANSDECMARLEDAEPALMILDIWLKDSQMDGIDILKAVKRDNPEVPVVIISGHGNIEIAVAAIKQGAYDFIEKPFNIDQLMVVIRRAMETSRLRRENSDLKRRDTGPAEMIGTSASFRTLISQLDKVTKSNGRVMLTGPAGSGKEIAARYIHANSNRASAPFITVNCASIEPDRMEEVLFGRESSERGVEPGLLEQAHGGVVFFDEVADMPLGTQSKILRVLVDQQFQRVGGSDKIRVDLRVVSATNKDLDAEIEAGGFRQELYHRLNVVPVAVPSLADRREDIPLLAGHFIAQFNEAQGLPLRVLTEEAVALMQTMLWPGNVRQLKNLVERVLILGDGSGPIEAKDLPREEDKPQEEGRVVLSGALATLPLREAREAFEREYLLTQINRFGGNISRTASFVGMERSALHRKLKSLGVVTSNKAGARVAHVEAEEEQA
- a CDS encoding PAS domain-containing sensor histidine kinase, which gives rise to MAHKSHLRAAYGPFAALDRWRRTRRARNIGTIGLVVLGPVLALATFLIIGPLGQGASSGSLRLILLADLVYILAIAALVMAQIVRLFAARRSKSAGSRLHLRLIGAFGFLALIPTVIVAVFAVLTVNVGLEGWFSQRVRQVIGSSLAAADAYQTQQKNDLTEDARALARYLDNSRSRSFFINDAELRLVLSQGQLQIQRGLREAYIVDSAGLIRARGERSYEFDFEKPNNRQIGAARADGFLLIEDWSNSEFRALVRLEAFVDRFLYISRDVDGELLNLLDDTQETAHLYQQLESERGRVLFEFALLYIGFAVILILAAMWLGMWFAERLSRPVGRLTVAAQRVGSGNLDVQVPIDDGGDEISQLGQYFNQMTRELKVQHGRLLDNTRQIERRRRLFDSVLSSVTSGVAGLDADGRVTFVNRSAERLLDWQEDQQSLALSVAVPEFGPLFVELIETSAEVVQEEIKVTRQGRLENLLVRMSPRRSEQGRLEGYVVAFDDVTDLVSAQRMAAWGDVARRIAHEIKNPLTPIQLSAERIKRKFAPKLGEENSDQLQSMTDVIVRQTNDLRRIVDEFSKFARMPEPERREEDLVKLLRDAVILQQQGQPGVRIKAELSETAMPSDLDATMIGQALTNLIKNAGEAIESLQIKENPQGLVPEIRVAAVKAGNFYEVRIADNGIGLPEDRARLFEPYVTTRDAGTGLGLPIVKKIIEEHGGTLTLEDAPVFEGHAHYGAMAVIRLPAANRAAAPNKSTVKAGLT
- a CDS encoding sigma-54 dependent transcriptional regulator: MDGTVLVADDDRTIRTVLTQALTRAGCKVHATSSLTTLMRWVAEGKGDAVISDVMMPDGNGLEMLPKIQADRPGLPVIVISAQNTIMTAIKAEEAEAYDYLPKPFDLPELMKRTAKALATKRVAPATAKTEAPDHPEELPLIGRSEVMQALYRLIARVMNTELPLLITGESGTGKSLIAQAIHDFSDRRTLPFIHADAAALIDLEGPARLLAQAKGGSLVVDELADLPEEAQARLVRMMDTPGDHAPRFIASSQKDLAAAMEAGELRQDLYYRICGTALQVPALRERVEDIPLLAEHFLIRAENEGAPHRELSEGAREALRHFGWPGNVRQLENTVRRLALTARNEEISESDAAAVLGPQSGPEPAVAGLANEKLSESVARHLQRYFDLHGDLLPPPGLYMRLLREVETPLIEIALTATGGNQAKCAELLGINRNTLRKKITDLDIEVTRRRKLM